The Procambarus clarkii isolate CNS0578487 chromosome 37, FALCON_Pclarkii_2.0, whole genome shotgun sequence genome window below encodes:
- the LOC123748393 gene encoding retrovirus-related Pol polyprotein from transposon 412 — MQGEVQVAIREKPFPMSGVQRLLGNDLAEDLQPANLIITEDPQRATAARLKPTAGSCSPRFSEPPTESHTTGVPKWFRHYRTRKLKENDDWANIKQLVVPNSLRPDILRLVRGSRSHYGFYKTYKVLKQDYYWPGMIRDIKHLVKNCHMSQMTGKPNAPLLKAPLIQVPVSSEPFSHTINCDKPLSQTGSGNGPLCSIPCSTPRYSTAVSVQNSTAANVVKHLEKLCPQYGHRQKSHNKCDTISSNDLSTTTNITKVLENLQSSTLAKGTPSHRREMGSGTIATIIRAEPLDILFDVQHNVPSNLLGYNFNLPSDFNILRSLRQDQFSKLC, encoded by the exons AtgcaaggtgaagtccaagtcgccatccgggaaaagccttttcccatgtcaggagtTCAACGTcttctgggcaacgacttggcagaagatctacaACCTGCGAATTTAATCATCACGGAAGATCCCCAG CGGGCCACAGCTGCTCGCCTGAAACCAACTGCTGGCAGCTGTTCCCCAAGATTCTCAGAGCCTCCCACCGAATCTCACACtactggagttcc AAAATGGTTCCGGCATTATAGAACCAGGAAATTGAAGGAGAACGACGACTGGGCCAACATCAAACAACTGGTAGTTCCCAACAGCCTACGACCAGATATCTTGCGTCTGGTCCGGGGATCTCGCTCACACTACGGCTTCTACAAGACCTACAAGGTCCTGAAacaggactactactggccaggtatgattcgaGATATTAAACATCTTGTCAAAAATTGTCACATGTCTCAGATGACAGGTAAGCCGAATGCTCCTTTATTAAAGGCACCCCTGATACAGGTACCAGTGTCTTCTGAGCCGTTCAGTCATACCATCAACTGTGACAAGCCTCTGTCCCAGACAGGCTCCGGTAATGGTCCTTTGTGTTCTATTCCGTGTTCTACCCCTAGGTATTCTACAGCAGTTTCCGTCCAGAACAGTACGGCTGCTAACGTTGTGAAACACCTCGAGAAGTTGTGCCCGCAGTACGGACACCGCCAGAAAAGTCATAACAAGTGTGATACCATCTCCTCCAACGACCTGAGTACGACAACCAACATCACCAAG GTATTAGAAAATCTTCAGTCTTCCACCCTGGCGAAAGGAACACCATCACACCGCCGCGAGATGGGATCAGGAACTATAGCTACAATCATCAGAGCAGAACCACTCGACATCCTGTTCGACGTGCAACACAACGTACCATCCAATCTACTAGGTTACAACTTCAACCTCCCTTCGGACTTCAACATTCTTCGCTCCCTCCGTCAGGATCAGTTCTCCAAACTTTGCTGA
- the LOC138371851 gene encoding myb-like protein D has product MNDTLNDALNDTLNDAMNDTLNDTMNDTLNDAMNDTLNDAMNDTLNDAMNDTLNDALNDTLNDAMNDTLNDTMNDTLNDAMNDTLNDAMNDTLNDALNDTLNDAMNDAMNDTLNDTMNDTMNDAQNDEPTG; this is encoded by the coding sequence ATGAATGATACACTGAATGATGCACTGAATGATACACTGAATGATGCAATGAATGATACACTGAATGATACAATGAATGATACACTGAATGATGCAATGAATGATACACTGAATGATGCAATGAATGATACACTGAATGATGCAATGAATGATACACTGAATGATGCACTGAATGATACACTGAATGATGCAATGAATGATACACTGAATGATACAATGAATGATACACTGAATGATGCAATGAATGATACACTGAATGATGCAATGAATGATACACTGAATGATGCACTGAATGATACACTGAATGATGCAATGAATGATGCAATGAATGATACACTGAATGATACAATGAATGATACAATGAATGATGCACAGAACGATGAACCCACTGGATAA
- the LOC138371852 gene encoding mucin-2-like, whose protein sequence is MSGSFKENSYSLPRAATQRPTTSHIDTAACGRVQPSNSVAEPRHSDPPPLIMTAACGRVQPSQLTCPVFRETLSAPRHQHPSPTPVTNTRHQHPSPTPPSPTPVTNTPVTNTPVTNTRHQHPSPTPSPTPSPTPSSTPSPTPVTNTVTNTVINTRHQHPSSTSVTNTVINTRHQHRHQHRHQHPSSTPVTNTVTNTVTNTVTNTVTNTVTNTVINTVTNTVINTVINTVTNTRHQHRHQHPSPTPVINTVINTVTNTVINTRHQHRHQHPSSTPVTNTVINTRHQHRHQHPSPTPSPAANHLRPALSPLSSQAHQGPGPVKIDASLQSSPLVHHCSHHRWSITAVITIGPSL, encoded by the exons ATGAGTGGATCTTTTAAAGAAAATAGTTATTCACTACCGAGAGCCGCGACACAGCGACCCACCACCTCTCATATTGACACAGCCGCGTGTGGCAGGGTTCAGCCCAGTAACAGCGTGGCAGAGCCGCGACACAGCGACCCACCACCTCTCATAATGACAGCTGCGTGTGGCAGGGTTCAGCCCA GCCAGTTAACTTGCCCCGTTTTCCGTGAAACGTTATCTGCTCCCCGTCACCAACACCCGTCACCAACACCCGTCACCAACACCCGTCACCAACACCCGTCACCAACACCCCCGTCACCAACACCCGTCACCAACACCCCCGTCACCAACACCCCCGTCACCAACACCCGTCACCAACACCCgtcaccaacaccgtcaccaacaccgtcaccaacaccgtcatcaacaccgtcaccaacacccgtcaccaacaccgtcaccaACACCGTCATCAACACCCGTCACCAACACCCGTCATCAACATCCGTCACCAACACCGTCATCAACACCCGTCACCAACACCGTCATCAACACCGTCACCAACACCCGTCATCAACACCCgtcaccaacaccgtcaccaacaccgtcacgaacaccgtcaccaacaccgtcaccaacaccgtcaccaACACCGTCATCAACACCGTCACCAACACCGTCATCAACACCGTCATCAACACCGTCACCAACACCCgtcaccaacaccgtcaccaACACCCGTCACCAACACCCGTCATCAACACCGTCATCAACACCGTCACCAACACCGTCATCAACACCCGTCACCAACACCGTCATCAACACCCGTCATCAACACCCGTCACCAACACCGTCATCAACACCCGTCACCAACACCGTCATCAACACCCGTCACCAACACCGTCACCTGCGGCAAACCATCTTCGACCCGCTCTTTCTCCTCTATCATCTCAGGCTCATCAGGGTCCCGGACCTGTCAAGATTGATGCATCACTGCAGTCATCACCGTtggtccatcactgcagtcatcacCGTTGGTCCATCACTGCGGTCATTACCATTGGtccatcactgtga